GGGGCTGAGGGAGGAGAGACGCTTCATCTCCTCGCGGCTGTACGTGGACTTGGGCATGGTGCGTCTCCGTTGCGCAGAAGGGGCGTTCAGTGGTGGAGCAGGTCGACGACCGTCAGTGATGGAGCAGGACGACGACCGCGCCCCAGATGGTCAGCAGCACGTTCCCGATGGCGTACGGGATCGTGTAACCGAGCGTGGGGATCTGGGACTTGGCGTTCTCGTTGAGGGCGCCGATCGCGGCGGTGGTGGTCTGGCCGCCCGCCAGGACGCCCATCAGGATCGGGAAGCGGATCTTCTGTACGTGATGGCCGAAGAGGAAGCCGACCAGGAGCGGGACGACCGTGGTGACCGCGCCGAAGACCAGCAGGCCCCAGCCCGCCGTGGACAGTCCGCTGGTGAAGCTGGGACCGGCGTTGATGCCGACGATCGCGACGAACATGCACAGCCCGAGTGTGTCCATCAACCACTGCGCGCCCGGCGGTACGTTGCCGAAGGTGGGGTACTTGCCGCGCAGGTAGCCGAAGACGAGGCCCATGATCAGGCCGCCGCCCGAGGTGGAGAGCGAGATCGGGACGCCGCCCATGGTGAGCGCGGGGATGCCGACGCAGCCGCCGAGGAAGATGCCGAGGCCCACCCAGATCATGTCGGTGGCGAAGGAGGTGGGGACCGGCTTCCCGATCGCCTTGCCCGCCGGGTCCACGAGGCGCTTGGGGCCGGTGAGGATGAGGGTGTCGCCGCGTTCCAGCCGGGTGCTGAGCCGGTAGGGGAACTCCGTGCCGGACCGGTACAGCTTGTCGACGTACACACCGACCATGAACGGCTCGCGCCGCAGGTCGGCGACGGTCTTGCCGAGCTGTGCCTTCTCGGAGGCGACGACGTGCAGGTGCTCGGTCTGGTAGCCCAGGAGTTCGACGTCGTCGGCCTCGCCGCCGATGTGGGTGCGGGCGTCGTACTCCACCAGGTCGCCGCGCAGTGCGCTCAGCGCGACGGTGTCGCCCTCGGCGAGGACCGTCGACTGGGACGGGGACAGAATCTGGCCGTCGCGTCTCACCTGGGTGAGGTAGATACGGCGGCCCAGTTCCTTCTGCTGGTTCTCGAAGTCCTCGACCGTGCGGCCCACGATGTCGGGGCGTTGCACGGTGTACGCGCGCAGCACGACCTCGTAGTAGCCCGCGTCCAGGTCGGGGTTGTCGTTGGGGGCGTCCATCTCCTTGGCGAGCGTGGCGCTCTCGGTGGCCAGGTCGCGGCGGTAGAGGCGGGGCAGGACGTTGGCGAGCAGCATCGCGCAGAGGATCGTGCCCAGCGGGTACGTCACCGCGTAGCCGACCGCGACGAGGTTCTCCTCCGTCTTGGCGTCGGCGCCGCTCAGCCCCGGCAGGGTGCTGATGGCGTCCTGGGCGACGCCGATCGCGGCGGACTGGGTGAGCGAGCCGCTCATCAGGCCCGCCGTCAGGCCGGGACCGTAGCCGAGCATCGCGGCGAAGCCCCACGCCACCAGCAGGCCGGTCACGCAGACGACGACCGCGTTGAGGACCTGGGGGAGCCCGTCCTTCTTGAGGCCCCGGAAGAACTGCGGACCGACCTTGTAGCCCAGGGCGAACAGGAACATGATGAAGAACAGGTCCTTCACCGTGCCGTTGACCGGCACCTTCAGCTGCGCGCCGAAGAGCAGGCCCATCACCAGGCAGCCGGTGACGGCGCCCAGTGCGATGGTCTTGTAGTGGATCTTCCCGACGAGGAAGCCGAGCGCGACCACCAGGAAGACGAGCAGTTCGGGGTGCGGCTTGAAGATGTCCCGCACCAGGAAGTCGATCATGGGTCAGGCCCCCAGGACACCGACGAGGATCGGTCCCGTCAGCGGAAGAAGGAAGTTGGAGAGGGT
The sequence above is a segment of the Streptomyces sp. NBC_00237 genome. Coding sequences within it:
- the aspT gene encoding aspartate-alanine antiporter, which translates into the protein MIDFLVRDIFKPHPELLVFLVVALGFLVGKIHYKTIALGAVTGCLVMGLLFGAQLKVPVNGTVKDLFFIMFLFALGYKVGPQFFRGLKKDGLPQVLNAVVVCVTGLLVAWGFAAMLGYGPGLTAGLMSGSLTQSAAIGVAQDAISTLPGLSGADAKTEENLVAVGYAVTYPLGTILCAMLLANVLPRLYRRDLATESATLAKEMDAPNDNPDLDAGYYEVVLRAYTVQRPDIVGRTVEDFENQQKELGRRIYLTQVRRDGQILSPSQSTVLAEGDTVALSALRGDLVEYDARTHIGGEADDVELLGYQTEHLHVVASEKAQLGKTVADLRREPFMVGVYVDKLYRSGTEFPYRLSTRLERGDTLILTGPKRLVDPAGKAIGKPVPTSFATDMIWVGLGIFLGGCVGIPALTMGGVPISLSTSGGGLIMGLVFGYLRGKYPTFGNVPPGAQWLMDTLGLCMFVAIVGINAGPSFTSGLSTAGWGLLVFGAVTTVVPLLVGFLFGHHVQKIRFPILMGVLAGGQTTTAAIGALNENAKSQIPTLGYTIPYAIGNVLLTIWGAVVVLLHH